Below is a genomic region from Granulicella sp. L56.
CGTCGGCGTAGCGGGACTCGAAGCCACCTACGCCGCCGTCTGCGCGGGCAAGACCATCGGCCTCGCCAACAAGGAGTGCCTCGTAGCCGCGGGCGAGCTCATTATCGCCGCAGCGAAGGAGCACAACGTAGCCCTGCTCCCCATCGACTCCGAGCACAACGCCGTCCACCAGGCCATGCGCGGAGGCACGCCCGCCGAGGTCAAGCAGATCTGGCTCACTGCCTCAGGCGGTCCATTCCGCAACACCCCGCTCGCCGACTTCGAGCACATCACGCCCGCACAGGCGCTCAAGCATCCCACCTGGGTCATGGGCCAGCGCATCACCATCGACTCGGCCACCATGATGAACAAGGGCTTCGAGGTCATCGAGGCCTGCCGCCTCTTCAACCTGCCCCCGGCGCAGGTCCGCACCACCATCCACCCCCAGTCCACCGTGCACTCCCTGGTTGAGTTCGTCGACGGCAGCATTCTCGCCCAGATCTCGGTCACCGATATGCGCCTACCTATCCTCTACGCTTTGGCCTACCCCGAGCGCGTCGCCGTCTCCGAAAAAGACAACCTCACCTTTGACCTGGCTACGCTGAGTCAGCTCGATTTCTCGCAGCCCGACCTCACCCGTTTCCCCTGCCTTCGCCTCGCCTACGAAGCCGCCGAAGCGGGTGGCAAAGCGCCCATCGCCCTCAACGCCGCCGACGAGATCGCCGTCGCCGCCTTCCTCAATCCCGACCCCGCCAAGGCCATCCCTTTTATGGGTATTCCGCGTACAATTGAAGATGTGCTGATCGAAACCTCCGGCCCGCGTCCGACCACCATCCAGCAAGTGCTGGAGGCAGACCTTGCCGCGAGAGAGTGTGCACGCGAAGTGATCGCCCGGCAGTTCACCGGCACTTCTCGAAATCGGTAACCCACAACTTTCCCTATCAGCAACGAGGTCTCCACTCTTCCATGTCGACAGTCATTCAGCTTGCCATCGTCCTTGGCATCATGGTTCTGGTGCACGAACTCGGGCACTTTATCGTCGCCAAGCTCTGCCGCGTGCGCGTCGAAGTCTTCTCCATCGGCTTCGGCACCCGCCTCTTCGGCTTCAAGCGTGGCGACACCGACTACCGCCTCAGCCTTCTCCCCCTTGGCGGCTACGTCAAGATGTCGGGTGAGATGCCCGGCGAGACCAAGAGCGACGATCCCGGCGAACTGGAGAACCATCCCCGCTGGCAGCGCGTCCTCATCGCCCTTGCTGGCCCCTTTTTCAACTTCCTGCTCGCCATCGCCTTGATGACCGGCGTCTACATGGTTCACAACGAGGTGCAGGCTTACCTCAACGGACCGGCCCACGTCGATTACGTCTCCCTCAATACCCCTGCCGCGCGCACCGGCATTCAGAGCGGCGACACCGTCGTCCACTACGACACTGTCGAAAACCCGACATGGGACCAGTTAGCCATCCGCTCCCTGTTGAACCTCAACCAGAACATCGCCTTCTCCTACGTCCACAACGGCCAGCGAACCAATACCAAATTCTTCGTTGAAGCTAAAGGTGGCGCGGAGAATTTCGCTCTCGACGATCTGGGTTTGACCCCTCTCATGCAGGACGCGCCGATTCAGGTCAGCAGCCTCGACGGCGAGGAGAAGCTTCCGGCCGTACGCGCCGGAATGAAGCCCGGAGACCAGTTAGAATCCATCGACGGAATCCATCTTCACTCCGTCTATTCCCTGCACGCCTACCTGCAGGACAACGGCGGCAAGCCGGTCTCTCTCGTGATCGGCCGTAACGGAGCCACTCTTCCTATCAACCTCACTCCAGTCCTCGGAGATGCAGGAGACGGTACAAAGTATTACCAACTCGGCTTCCTCCCCGTTCCGCCTCCAGTCAAGGTTGAGCGCCTTCCCTTCGGACAAGCTGTAGTCGCCTCTTGGAAGTTCAACAAGAAAGGCTCCATGCTGATCGTCGAAGTCCTCAAGCGCATGTTCACGCGCCAGGTCTCGGTGCGCAGCCTGAGCGGTCCCATTGGCATCGGCCAGCAGATCCACGAGGCCGTCGGCATGCCCGGCTGGATGCCTATTATTGGCCTGATGGCCTACATTTCGCTTAATCTAGGCATCTTCAACCTGCTGCCCATCCCCATCCTTGACGGCGGCATGATCCTCTTCCTCATCATCGAGAGCATCATTCGCCGCGACGTCAATCAGCAGTTCAAAGAGCGTGTCTACCAGGTGGCCTTCGTCTGCATCATCCTCTTCGCAGCCTTCGTCATCTTCAACGACATCACCAAGCTTTCCCTCTTCACCAAAGTCAAACCGTAAGTTGTCTTTGCCACTGAAATTACTTTGTCACCCTCTTGTCTTTGCTTTTGGGATTAGCGTGGGGCTTTAGCTGTGGTGTCTCAACAGGTTGTTGACATCGAGTCCTGAACGGCTGATTGGTGGTGCCTGGTTGAGGCTAGCATGCGGCCTGTGCCAGTTGTACTGGTGGGTCCATGGTTTGAGTGAGGCTGCGCGCTCGGCGGAGTTCTCGTATCTGCGAGCGTAGGCCCATTCCCGGATGACTGTTTGGATGAAGCGCTCGGCCTTTCCGTTGGTGCGCGGCGTGTAGATGCGAGTTCGCTTGTGAGTGATGCCGAGATCGCGGCATGCGTTGGCGAAGTGGTGCGCGTAGAAGCAGGACCCGTTGTCGGTGAGCACGCGCCGGGTGGTGATGCCGAAGCGCTGGAACCAGGTTGTGGCTTCGTTGAGGAAGGCGGCTGACGAGTTGGCTGTCTCGTCCGGATAGAGCGCCGTGTAGGCGATGCGCGAGTGGTCGTCGATGGCGACGTAGAGGAACTCCCAGCCTGCGCCGCGGGTCTCGTCGCGCGGATCTCCGGTGATGCGATGGCCAGCCTTGACGATGCGGGCGAACTTCTTGATGTCGAGGTGCAGCAGGTCGCCCGGAGCGTCATGCTCATAGCGCACCACGGGCACGTATGGCTCCAGATGCCGCGCCTTGTTGAGCCTGAGCCGTTGAAGGATGCGGCTGACCGTAGCCCGGCTCAGCCCGGTGGCCTGCGCGATCCGCACGCCTGTCCAGCGTTCCCGGCGAAGGCTCTCCACACGAACGATCTGCTCGGAACAGACTGGATGGCGTACCCGGTGGGGACGCGAGCTGCGGTCGGCAAGAGCAGCCATGCCGCCCTCGCGATACCGCCGGACCCACTTGGCCGCCGTCTGGCGGCTGATCTTGTGCTCGGCTGACGCCTCGCACAAGCCCAGCCGCCCCTCCACCACAGCACGACACATCGGCTCTCGACCATGCACCCTCAAACGGGCATGATGGTGATAGTCCATCTGACCTCCGAAAAAACTTATTGCTCGCACAATCAGCTTCTTCGTTCTCGGTCAGATGGACAACAACCTATTGAAACTTCACATTTAGCCCCATGGTTTGCCGCAATGGGTCGTAGGGCTAAAGCCCTACGCTAATCCCAAACGACGGATCTTTCAGTTATCTTTACGCTGAAGCCTGCAACTCAGCCACAATCTCTCCAACAGCCTTCCGCGCCTCGTCCTCACTGTCAGGAGGGAAACTGATCGCCCCCACCCGAGCATGGCCGCCCCCGCCATAACGCTCGCAGATCGCCGCAAGATTTGCCAACTCATCGGACGTCTTCTTCGTCCACGGATTCGTTCCCACAGAGACCTTCGTCCTGAAACTGGACTTGCTCAATCCCACGTTGTACGTCCCCTCGGGAAGTAAATAGTAGGGAATAAATTTGTTGTATCCCTCCGTAGGCTGATCGGTAATGTCGAACGTGATCACGCCCTTGTCCACCGTCGCCCGCGAACGAATCAGTTCAATCGCAGCCCGGTGGCGCTCCATCAACGGTCCCAACAGCACCTGCACAAACTCCTGATCGAGCACCGCCTGTAACGGCATCTCTGTCAGCAGCGGAATCAGTCGCTGCACCAGATTGTCGTCAGTAGAACTCTCAATCACCATGGTCAATTTCATCGCCGGAGCAGCCATCTCCACGGCAGCCTGCGCGCTCTCGTACTTTGCACCATCGACGATGTTTGCCCACTTGATCAGCTCCCCCAGAGGCGCTGTGTCAAACCCGAAATTGAGCTGCGCGATATCGGCGATCAGGCTTGTGCACGAAATATAGTTCGGGTCATAAAACTTCCGCATCCGCTCAGAGCCGTCGGTCTGTCCCCGCTCAAAATCCTTCTGGTCATCCGGCGTAAGAAACGCGCTCAGGTGATGATCGAACCACCACGTCACCTTGGGCGAAGCTGAATATTTAAAATCGACAATCGCATTCTCGCCATCGACAAACTCGCCCTCATCGAACAGCGCTCCCGCCCGATGCACCAGCCCTCGATAGTCATATTGGTCGCCGCCGCCGATGCACTCTTTATGAAATCGCGTAAACACCGACGCCGAGCAGGCCCCATCGAAACATTTATCGTGATAAAAAATCCGGCAATTCAAGCAGCATCTCCTATGAACCTCTAAGTCTAACTCGCTACAGCCGCGCCACCTGATATCTGCTCTCTTCCAGATCAAATTCCCGCTCCATCGTTCGCAGAACATCGTCGCTGATGCGCCCCTCGTCGCGCAGCCGAATGATCGCTCGCCGTTCCGCCTGCACCGCCCCTTCGCCAGCCTCAATTACCTGCCGGTACGTCTGCGAGCCATGTCCATGAGCGTCTTCCCCATGCCCCGACTCGACCTCCGCCAGCCGGTGCTGGTACCGGTCCAGCAGATCATCGAAGGCGTGAAAGTACGCATCCCCACAGTTCTTCCTTCCCTCCTCCAGATACGCAATCGCCTCTTGCAGCGCGATCTTGCGCGCCTCTCGCTCCTCCACGCTCATTCCCGTGGCCCCTGCCAACCCAAGCACACGAATCAGCGACGGCAACGTCAACCCCTGTACGACCAGCGTCACCAGAATCACGCAAAAGGCCAGAAACACAATCAGGTTTCTCGGCCCAAATGTCCTTCCGTCGCCCAGCACCTCCGGTACCGAGATCGCCGCCGCCAACGCCACCACGCCCCGCATCCCAGTCCACCCAATCACAAAAACATCACGCGCACCCGGCGGCTTTTCCCCATGGCCCGACCATCGCCGCAGCAGATAAGCCATCTTCACCGCAGGAAAGACCCAGACCACCCGCAGCACAATCAGAATCACGCTGAAGATTGCGCCATACTCCAGCAGTGTCACCATGCCATACGCGCCGCGAATGCCCGCCAGCACATAAGGCAGTTGCAACCCAATCAGCACGAACACCAGACCATTCAGAATGAAGGTCAAAGCGTCCCATACCCCCATCACCTGAATGCGCACACCCGGCGAAAAGAAGGTCGCACTCTTACGGCTCAGATAAAGTCCGCACGCCACCACCGCCAGCACGCCAGAAGCGCGTATATGCTCGCCTGCCAGATAGGCGGCATAGGGCACAACAACGCTCACCACAATCTCTACCGGCCCGTCGTCGATGAACTTCTCCAGCCATCCCACAACTACGCCGATCAGCAAACCGACCCCAACACCACCGACGATCAGATACAGCAGCCGGAGAATTCCGCCACCCACCGACGGCGTCTCGCCCCGCATAATGATGCTCAACCCAAGTTCGAGCGCCAGCAGGCCCGTCGCATCGTTCAGCAGGCTCTCTCCCTCCAGAATGTCGACAATGCGCCGCGGCAGCCCAATCGACCGCGCAATGGAAGTCGCCGCAATCGCATCGGTCGTCGCTACCACTGCGCCCAGCAGAAATCCAGCCTTCCAGTCCAGTGCGGTAATAAAGTGCTCGGAAACTACAGCGACGCCCCACACCGTGAAGCCCACCAGCCCCACCGCCAGCAGCGAGATCAGCACAAGGTTATGGCGAAACTCCCGCCACGACGTACCCCACGCCGCCGAGTAAAGCAGCGGCGGCAGAAAGATCAGGAACACAAGGCTGGGATCCAGCGGTACCCGTGGCATGTGCGGAACAAAACTAATGACCAGCCCCGCCAACACCAGCACAATCGGATAAGGCACCTTCAACCGGTGCGCTATCACCGCAAACACCGCCACCATAATCAGCAGCAGCAGAATCACC
It encodes:
- a CDS encoding Na+/H+ antiporter, yielding MPSGTGLHALETVILLLLIMVAVFAVIAHRLKVPYPIVLVLAGLVISFVPHMPRVPLDPSLVFLIFLPPLLYSAAWGTSWREFRHNLVLISLLAVGLVGFTVWGVAVVSEHFITALDWKAGFLLGAVVATTDAIAATSIARSIGLPRRIVDILEGESLLNDATGLLALELGLSIIMRGETPSVGGGILRLLYLIVGGVGVGLLIGVVVGWLEKFIDDGPVEIVVSVVVPYAAYLAGEHIRASGVLAVVACGLYLSRKSATFFSPGVRIQVMGVWDALTFILNGLVFVLIGLQLPYVLAGIRGAYGMVTLLEYGAIFSVILIVLRVVWVFPAVKMAYLLRRWSGHGEKPPGARDVFVIGWTGMRGVVALAAAISVPEVLGDGRTFGPRNLIVFLAFCVILVTLVVQGLTLPSLIRVLGLAGATGMSVEEREARKIALQEAIAYLEEGRKNCGDAYFHAFDDLLDRYQHRLAEVESGHGEDAHGHGSQTYRQVIEAGEGAVQAERRAIIRLRDEGRISDDVLRTMEREFDLEESRYQVARL
- a CDS encoding IS481 family transposase, whose translation is MDYHHHARLRVHGREPMCRAVVEGRLGLCEASAEHKISRQTAAKWVRRYREGGMAALADRSSRPHRVRHPVCSEQIVRVESLRRERWTGVRIAQATGLSRATVSRILQRLRLNKARHLEPYVPVVRYEHDAPGDLLHLDIKKFARIVKAGHRITGDPRDETRGAGWEFLYVAIDDHSRIAYTALYPDETANSSAAFLNEATTWFQRFGITTRRVLTDNGSCFYAHHFANACRDLGITHKRTRIYTPRTNGKAERFIQTVIREWAYARRYENSAERAASLKPWTHQYNWHRPHASLNQAPPISRSGLDVNNLLRHHS
- a CDS encoding DHH family phosphoesterase, yielding MNCRIFYHDKCFDGACSASVFTRFHKECIGGGDQYDYRGLVHRAGALFDEGEFVDGENAIVDFKYSASPKVTWWFDHHLSAFLTPDDQKDFERGQTDGSERMRKFYDPNYISCTSLIADIAQLNFGFDTAPLGELIKWANIVDGAKYESAQAAVEMAAPAMKLTMVIESSTDDNLVQRLIPLLTEMPLQAVLDQEFVQVLLGPLMERHRAAIELIRSRATVDKGVITFDITDQPTEGYNKFIPYYLLPEGTYNVGLSKSSFRTKVSVGTNPWTKKTSDELANLAAICERYGGGGHARVGAISFPPDSEDEARKAVGEIVAELQASA
- the rseP gene encoding RIP metalloprotease RseP: MSTVIQLAIVLGIMVLVHELGHFIVAKLCRVRVEVFSIGFGTRLFGFKRGDTDYRLSLLPLGGYVKMSGEMPGETKSDDPGELENHPRWQRVLIALAGPFFNFLLAIALMTGVYMVHNEVQAYLNGPAHVDYVSLNTPAARTGIQSGDTVVHYDTVENPTWDQLAIRSLLNLNQNIAFSYVHNGQRTNTKFFVEAKGGAENFALDDLGLTPLMQDAPIQVSSLDGEEKLPAVRAGMKPGDQLESIDGIHLHSVYSLHAYLQDNGGKPVSLVIGRNGATLPINLTPVLGDAGDGTKYYQLGFLPVPPPVKVERLPFGQAVVASWKFNKKGSMLIVEVLKRMFTRQVSVRSLSGPIGIGQQIHEAVGMPGWMPIIGLMAYISLNLGIFNLLPIPILDGGMILFLIIESIIRRDVNQQFKERVYQVAFVCIILFAAFVIFNDITKLSLFTKVKP
- a CDS encoding 1-deoxy-D-xylulose-5-phosphate reductoisomerase; the protein is MKKLAILGSTGSIGHSTLSICESFPDRYQVISLAAGQNVEAALAQCVRWRPKVISIATEELAAELQSRLKAAGINGIEVVHGTPGTIHVATLPEVDFVVSAIVGVAGLEATYAAVCAGKTIGLANKECLVAAGELIIAAAKEHNVALLPIDSEHNAVHQAMRGGTPAEVKQIWLTASGGPFRNTPLADFEHITPAQALKHPTWVMGQRITIDSATMMNKGFEVIEACRLFNLPPAQVRTTIHPQSTVHSLVEFVDGSILAQISVTDMRLPILYALAYPERVAVSEKDNLTFDLATLSQLDFSQPDLTRFPCLRLAYEAAEAGGKAPIALNAADEIAVAAFLNPDPAKAIPFMGIPRTIEDVLIETSGPRPTTIQQVLEADLAARECAREVIARQFTGTSRNR